From the genome of Candidatus Electrothrix communis, one region includes:
- a CDS encoding DHH family phosphoesterase, giving the protein MKQKRLEKIADVVTRSASRNSALNRLNGFYELFEKDDEVLIVITADPDSLASAMTVKRLLSYRVGSVTIGYPNEIRRLNNITMVERLKIPIERLHTLPVNDYSKLIMLDSQPTHQPCFEKLKFDAVIDHHPITAGWDAKFIDIRPEYGAVASMMVEYLRAANITPSVALATALYYGIKVDTQNFEKKNMQLADGISFRYVFNIANRNLVRKFDLTELRRSELKYFKIALNEVKSSKGRAYAHIGRVGTPDILVIIADFLNHVDKFDWVLVSGISGEKLVVILRCDGYRKNAGNFARKTFAEYGSAGGHREAARAELPMKNLPLREGQDFTTSTLMRIATRHM; this is encoded by the coding sequence TTGAAGCAAAAACGACTGGAAAAGATAGCAGATGTTGTTACCCGCAGTGCCAGCCGCAATTCGGCGCTGAATCGTCTGAACGGTTTTTACGAGCTTTTTGAGAAAGACGATGAGGTTCTGATCGTCATTACAGCGGATCCAGATTCACTGGCCAGTGCTATGACAGTGAAACGTCTTCTCAGTTACCGAGTGGGAAGTGTAACCATCGGCTATCCCAACGAGATACGGCGGCTCAATAATATAACGATGGTTGAGCGGTTAAAGATTCCCATTGAGCGTCTGCATACCCTGCCGGTGAATGATTATTCCAAGCTGATTATGTTGGACTCGCAGCCGACCCATCAGCCCTGTTTTGAAAAGCTAAAATTCGATGCGGTCATAGATCATCATCCTATTACGGCGGGTTGGGATGCAAAATTCATTGATATTCGTCCAGAGTACGGAGCCGTCGCCTCGATGATGGTGGAATATCTTCGGGCCGCGAATATTACACCCTCAGTTGCCCTTGCCACGGCCCTTTATTACGGAATAAAGGTTGATACACAAAATTTTGAGAAAAAAAATATGCAGTTGGCGGATGGAATTTCCTTCCGTTATGTGTTTAATATCGCCAACCGCAATCTTGTTCGTAAATTTGACCTGACCGAGCTGCGCCGTTCTGAGTTAAAGTATTTTAAGATCGCCCTGAACGAGGTGAAATCAAGCAAGGGCAGGGCCTATGCCCATATAGGGCGGGTCGGTACACCTGATATTTTAGTTATTATCGCTGATTTTTTGAATCATGTTGATAAGTTCGATTGGGTGCTGGTGTCAGGGATAAGCGGCGAGAAATTAGTGGTCATTCTTCGTTGCGATGGCTACCGAAAAAATGCCGGTAATTTTGCCCGCAAGACTTTTGCTGAATATGGGTCAGCAGGCGGGCACCGGGAAGCGGCACGCGCTGAGCTGCCGATGAAAAACCTTCCGTTGCGTGAAGGTCAGGACTTCACAACCAGTACCCTGATGCGTATTGCCACTCGGCATATGTAG
- a CDS encoding sugar phosphate nucleotidyltransferase has protein sequence MVMPSTLAMILAGGRVDELGVLTHYRPKSAVPFGGFARVIDFPLTNLMRSGIERIAILSQYRSYSLVNHIGTGAAWDMIGRHRGISILPPFKDYENPHWYRGSADAVHQNLDFVRYHKPAEILILSGDHIYEMDYRDMIRFHNEHDADVTAAFIKVKKADAALRFGVAEIGDDYSEGGPLLSYEEKPADPKGEWASLTVLCFKPEVLYKVLRKNQADASYEFGRDIIPRMVQEGMKVLGYKFQGYWGYTRTVNEYWQTSMDLLGSNPLIDLEKWGIRTNLEHRDIRDCQPLKVGSQGVLDNSLAYNGCIIDGTVKNSILFPGVRVEKGAVVENSVLFFNTLVKKGGRLQQVVSDVNTTFGSHVQVGGTGNRVTVIGWNNHVPNNMTIGCGCSVAPGIEEEKWPENGLKDMEELQ, from the coding sequence ATGGTAATGCCTTCTACATTGGCGATGATTCTGGCAGGTGGCCGTGTTGACGAACTGGGTGTACTGACCCATTATCGTCCTAAGTCTGCTGTTCCTTTTGGCGGATTTGCCCGGGTGATTGACTTTCCGCTGACGAACCTGATGCGTTCGGGTATTGAGCGGATCGCTATTCTCAGTCAGTATCGATCCTATTCGCTGGTGAATCATATCGGGACCGGAGCTGCTTGGGATATGATCGGGCGGCATCGAGGTATTTCTATACTTCCTCCCTTTAAGGATTATGAAAATCCGCATTGGTACCGAGGGTCGGCAGATGCTGTGCATCAAAATCTTGATTTTGTCCGCTATCATAAGCCAGCAGAGATCTTGATTCTTTCTGGTGACCATATATATGAGATGGATTATCGCGATATGATCCGTTTTCATAATGAACATGATGCTGATGTGACAGCTGCCTTTATCAAGGTGAAAAAGGCGGATGCGGCTTTACGTTTCGGTGTTGCGGAAATCGGTGATGATTACAGCGAAGGCGGGCCTCTGCTTTCCTACGAAGAAAAACCTGCTGACCCAAAAGGGGAATGGGCTTCACTGACGGTTCTCTGCTTCAAACCGGAGGTGCTCTATAAGGTGCTGCGAAAAAATCAGGCTGATGCTTCCTATGAATTCGGACGGGATATTATTCCAAGGATGGTGCAGGAGGGAATGAAGGTGCTCGGATATAAATTTCAAGGGTACTGGGGGTACACCCGTACTGTCAACGAGTACTGGCAAACCTCAATGGATCTTCTGGGAAGTAATCCTTTGATTGATTTGGAAAAATGGGGAATACGAACCAATCTTGAACATCGGGATATTCGTGACTGTCAACCTTTGAAAGTTGGGTCGCAAGGTGTCCTGGATAATTCTTTGGCCTATAACGGGTGCATTATTGACGGCACAGTAAAAAATTCTATCTTGTTTCCCGGTGTTCGGGTGGAAAAGGGGGCAGTTGTTGAAAATTCTGTGCTTTTTTTCAATACGCTGGTCAAAAAGGGAGGGCGACTTCAGCAGGTGGTCAGCGATGTCAACACAACCTTTGGTTCTCATGTGCAGGTCGGCGGTACTGGTAATAGGGTGACCGTTATTGGCTGGAATAATCATGTTCCTAACAATATGACCATCGGCTGCGGATGCTCCGTTGCGCCGGGTATCGAAGAGGAAAAATGGCCGGAAAACGGGCTGAAGGATATGGAGGAACTGCAATGA
- a CDS encoding glucose-1-phosphate adenylyltransferase family protein — translation MREAKDALVLLLAGGIGSRLNILVGHRAKPAVPFGGLYRIIDFSLSNVMNSGLTRVGVLTQYKPLSLMRHIQTGEAWDFTGRTRGIKILPPRTGEKDSDWYKGTADAIRQNIDFIRDNQSEQVVILSGDHIYQMDFDDMISYHREKNAGVTIGMMVVPKSEIHQFGAGIVDDENRIIDWEEKPKEPRTNLASMGIYVFDTEYLLKALSGDREEIDFGMHIIPRAIEEKQVYAYPFYGYWRDVGTIQSYWDANMDVLRADSGISPEEWGIRPNTEADGRAMDRAPARFVQGCTVQSSMISAGSVIEGTVLNSVLSPGVIVRKGAVVRDSVILEDAVIEAGAEVDLVVCDKRVHIGEGAVVGHGDEEAKKMSNQEYPTHLYSGITLIGKEVLVPEKMRIGRNCIIRPGKKGRDERVFPAELKHGGIF, via the coding sequence ATGAGAGAAGCAAAGGATGCCTTGGTGCTTTTGCTGGCTGGGGGGATCGGCAGTCGACTCAATATCTTGGTTGGTCATCGAGCTAAACCGGCAGTACCTTTTGGCGGCCTATATCGGATTATAGATTTTTCCCTGTCCAATGTGATGAATTCCGGCCTGACTCGGGTTGGGGTGCTGACCCAGTATAAACCCCTTTCCTTGATGCGCCACATCCAGACCGGTGAGGCCTGGGATTTCACAGGGAGAACGCGCGGGATTAAAATTCTGCCGCCCCGTACCGGCGAGAAGGATTCGGATTGGTATAAGGGAACTGCGGACGCTATTCGGCAAAATATTGATTTTATAAGAGACAATCAATCAGAGCAGGTTGTTATCCTGTCCGGTGATCATATCTATCAGATGGATTTTGATGATATGATTTCCTACCATCGTGAAAAAAATGCTGGCGTAACCATCGGCATGATGGTGGTGCCGAAGAGTGAGATTCATCAGTTCGGTGCCGGGATTGTTGATGATGAGAATCGCATTATTGATTGGGAAGAAAAACCGAAAGAACCGAGGACCAATCTCGCTTCAATGGGTATTTATGTCTTTGACACCGAATACCTGCTGAAGGCTCTTTCCGGTGATCGGGAGGAGATCGACTTTGGTATGCATATTATTCCCCGGGCCATTGAAGAGAAACAGGTCTACGCTTACCCCTTTTACGGGTATTGGCGGGATGTGGGCACGATTCAATCCTATTGGGATGCAAATATGGATGTTCTGCGGGCCGATTCTGGCATTTCACCGGAAGAGTGGGGGATACGTCCCAATACAGAGGCGGACGGACGGGCCATGGACAGGGCTCCAGCTCGTTTTGTGCAAGGATGTACGGTGCAGTCCTCTATGATTTCAGCTGGAAGTGTTATTGAGGGCACTGTGCTTAACTCAGTATTGTCTCCTGGGGTTATTGTTCGAAAAGGAGCTGTTGTGCGTGACTCAGTCATTTTAGAAGATGCTGTGATTGAAGCCGGAGCCGAGGTCGATTTGGTGGTCTGTGATAAACGAGTGCATATCGGAGAAGGGGCTGTTGTTGGGCACGGCGATGAGGAGGCAAAGAAAATGTCTAATCAAGAGTATCCAACCCATTTATACAGCGGCATCACCTTGATTGGTAAGGAAGTCTTGGTCCCGGAGAAAATGAGGATTGGCAGAAATTGTATTATACGCCCAGGCAAGAAAGGGCGCGATGAGAGAGTGTTTCCTGCTGAACTGAAACACGGCGGCATTTTTTAA
- a CDS encoding SDR family oxidoreductase: protein MKAVQQKKRILITGGAGFLGSHLCERLLADGHEVVCLDNYFTGAKQNIVHLLENPYFEVIRHDVTFPLYIEVDEIYNLACPASPIHYQFDPVQTTKTSVHGAINMLGLAKRVKAKIFQASTSEVYGDPQVHPQPESYWGHVNPNGIRSCYDEGKRCAETLFFDYRRQHNLNIKVARIFNTYGPRMHPNDGRVVSNFIVQALQGRPITMYGDGSQSRSFCYVDDLIEAFVRLMDTEDSFTGPVNTGNPGEFTILQLAENVIELTGSKSEIIFEPLPEDDPQQRQPDITLAKEKLGWEPKVPLREGLIPTIAYFDNFLRGIDI, encoded by the coding sequence ATGAAGGCTGTGCAGCAAAAAAAACGGATCCTTATTACCGGTGGAGCTGGTTTTCTCGGATCCCATCTCTGTGAGCGATTATTGGCAGACGGACATGAGGTTGTCTGTCTGGATAATTATTTTACGGGTGCCAAGCAAAATATTGTCCATCTCTTGGAGAATCCCTATTTTGAGGTGATTCGTCATGATGTGACGTTTCCACTGTATATTGAGGTTGACGAAATTTACAACCTTGCCTGCCCGGCCTCTCCTATCCATTATCAATTTGACCCCGTGCAGACCACCAAGACGTCAGTGCATGGGGCCATTAATATGCTGGGGTTGGCCAAGCGGGTCAAGGCTAAGATTTTTCAGGCATCAACTTCAGAGGTCTATGGCGATCCTCAGGTTCATCCACAGCCGGAGAGCTACTGGGGGCATGTTAATCCAAACGGTATCCGTTCTTGTTACGACGAAGGAAAGCGATGCGCAGAAACCTTGTTTTTTGATTATCGTCGCCAGCATAATCTGAATATCAAGGTGGCTCGGATTTTTAATACCTATGGCCCGAGGATGCACCCCAATGATGGTCGAGTGGTTTCTAATTTTATTGTTCAGGCCTTGCAGGGACGCCCGATAACAATGTACGGCGATGGCTCGCAGTCTAGATCCTTTTGCTATGTCGATGATTTGATAGAGGCCTTTGTTCGTCTGATGGATACGGAGGATAGTTTTACCGGGCCGGTGAACACCGGTAACCCTGGTGAGTTCACTATCCTGCAACTTGCGGAGAACGTCATTGAACTGACTGGCTCAAAATCTGAAATTATTTTTGAACCTCTCCCAGAGGATGATCCGCAGCAGCGCCAACCAGATATCACTTTGGCAAAGGAGAAGCTTGGTTGGGAACCCAAGGTACCCTTGCGGGAAGGGTTGATTCCGACCATCGCGTATTTTGATAATTTTTTACGAGGGATCGACATCTGA
- the gmd gene encoding GDP-mannose 4,6-dehydratase, with translation MKKAFITGVTGQDGAYLAEFLLEKGYMVHGLKRRTSSFNTDRIDHLYQDPHEEDVRFRLHHGDLTDSTNLIRIIQEIQPDEVYNLAAQSHVAVSFETPEYTANSDALGTLRLLEAIRILGLEKKSRFYQASTSELFGKVQEIPQTENTPFYPRSPYAVAKLYSYWITVNYREAYDMYCCNGILFNHESPIRGETFVTRKITRALARIKLGLQDALYLGNLDAKRDWGHAKDYVQMQWLMLQQEKPEDYVIATGVQHSVREFVAIAAAELGMSVSWQGKGLDEIGIEEKSGKTIVQIDPRYFRPTEVETLLGDPSKAKEQLGWEPKISFAEMVQEMVVEDLKTAERDQMIRQKGYKAYNYFE, from the coding sequence ATGAAAAAAGCTTTTATTACCGGAGTAACCGGGCAAGACGGAGCATATCTTGCAGAGTTTCTCCTGGAAAAAGGGTATATGGTTCACGGTCTCAAGCGGCGAACCTCCTCGTTTAACACGGATCGCATAGATCATCTTTATCAGGATCCTCACGAAGAAGATGTTCGTTTTCGGCTTCATCACGGTGACCTGACTGATTCCACTAATCTGATTAGGATTATTCAGGAAATTCAGCCTGATGAAGTATATAATCTGGCGGCGCAAAGTCATGTGGCGGTGTCGTTTGAGACACCGGAATACACAGCAAACAGCGATGCCTTGGGCACTCTAAGATTGCTTGAGGCGATCCGGATTCTTGGATTAGAGAAAAAAAGTCGTTTTTATCAAGCTTCAACCTCAGAGCTTTTTGGAAAGGTTCAGGAAATTCCACAGACCGAAAATACGCCGTTTTACCCACGTTCTCCTTATGCGGTAGCGAAACTGTACTCTTACTGGATTACGGTGAATTACAGGGAAGCTTATGATATGTATTGCTGCAACGGGATTCTTTTCAATCATGAGTCACCGATTCGAGGAGAAACTTTTGTGACTCGTAAGATTACCAGAGCATTAGCCCGTATCAAGCTGGGACTCCAGGATGCGCTCTATCTCGGTAATTTGGATGCCAAGCGGGATTGGGGACACGCAAAAGACTATGTCCAGATGCAATGGCTAATGTTGCAGCAGGAGAAACCAGAGGATTATGTGATAGCCACTGGTGTGCAGCATTCTGTACGGGAATTTGTTGCAATTGCGGCAGCAGAGCTCGGCATGTCAGTGAGCTGGCAAGGCAAGGGCTTGGATGAGATCGGTATTGAAGAAAAAAGCGGCAAAACAATTGTGCAAATTGATCCGCGCTATTTTCGCCCTACAGAGGTGGAGACCCTCTTGGGTGACCCGTCTAAGGCAAAGGAACAATTAGGCTGGGAGCCAAAGATTAGCTTTGCCGAGATGGTGCAGGAAATGGTTGTTGAGGATTTGAAGACGGCAGAGCGCGACCAAATGATTCGTCAAAAAGGGTATAAAGCCTATAATTATTTTGAGTAG
- a CDS encoding FAD-dependent oxidoreductase, with protein MISRRDFLRISAMASAAALVNWQFPTSVRGEGAGEGYDVIVIGAGLGGLSCAALFALNGYKPLVIEKRDVPGGYATSFQRSVQQGDFTCETSLHAITGNPLSQVLLQQLGVWDKLTFAPHSSSWTSIFPGLPFDFPQPPFELLQPFLQPPIDLEALSAQLGGYLDLVFFNPNPNPIIGLGICPSLVNSFPDEAEGLNGYMLCWRELLFETIKFYSAEQGMPDNIAQFPDEYPIWASMVWKKRHMKSKTLDDLFKEYKIKDPQLKAILGQTNPYYGLPSSEIPAWFYLMNTGLYHAFGSFYLQGNPDNNPDELDLQGTSQDLSNLLVSSITSPPTPPGVPFTFPGGEVLLNTEVTEIIIDGDGRAVGVRTQGGTEYKATTVVSNASPPQTFDKLLPASAVPATFTKTISRYQPSFSHFNVWLGLDLNQDKNDGFIEAYEKLGSNTALYSSYDHDRMFRAIQKGDPEGSMIAAVAYDKLAGMSISHSPEGYASITLSMLCGYEPWEKFEEAYRNHHSDSKQVLNGNVTFDDYEDKKDYIAENMIKVVEEKLLPGLSGRIKMQEESTPLTNVRFTYNTGGAIYGYEQDLDNSGLSRLGNQIDQVPGLFLSGAWTNPGGGFELVLLSGKEAAKGAIKYINELKEENQGVI; from the coding sequence ATGATTTCACGCAGAGATTTTTTACGAATATCAGCGATGGCTTCAGCAGCAGCACTTGTCAACTGGCAATTTCCTACCTCAGTCCGGGGTGAGGGGGCTGGCGAAGGGTATGATGTTATCGTGATTGGTGCTGGGCTTGGCGGGTTATCATGTGCCGCTCTTTTTGCTTTGAACGGATACAAGCCGCTGGTCATTGAGAAACGAGACGTACCCGGAGGGTATGCTACTTCATTTCAACGTTCAGTACAGCAGGGCGATTTTACCTGTGAGACCTCTTTACATGCGATAACCGGCAATCCCTTGAGTCAGGTTCTGTTACAGCAACTGGGTGTATGGGATAAGCTGACCTTTGCTCCCCATTCATCAAGTTGGACGTCAATCTTTCCAGGTTTACCCTTTGATTTTCCTCAACCTCCATTTGAGCTTCTTCAGCCTTTCTTGCAACCGCCGATTGATTTGGAAGCCCTGTCTGCTCAATTGGGTGGTTATCTGGATCTGGTGTTTTTCAACCCCAACCCCAATCCGATTATTGGTCTTGGTATCTGTCCTTCTCTTGTCAACAGCTTTCCAGATGAAGCAGAAGGGCTCAATGGGTACATGCTGTGCTGGAGGGAGTTACTTTTCGAGACAATAAAGTTTTATAGTGCAGAACAAGGCATGCCCGATAATATTGCTCAATTTCCAGATGAGTACCCCATTTGGGCAAGTATGGTGTGGAAAAAGAGGCATATGAAGTCAAAGACCCTTGACGATCTTTTTAAAGAATACAAGATTAAAGATCCACAGCTGAAGGCCATTTTGGGACAGACAAATCCCTATTACGGTCTCCCTTCTTCGGAAATTCCAGCTTGGTTTTATTTGATGAATACAGGGTTGTACCATGCCTTTGGTAGTTTTTATCTTCAGGGCAACCCTGATAATAATCCTGATGAACTCGACCTCCAAGGAACTTCGCAGGATTTAAGTAACTTGCTGGTTTCCAGTATTACGTCTCCTCCTACTCCTCCTGGAGTTCCTTTCACATTTCCTGGCGGTGAGGTACTGCTTAATACGGAGGTGACGGAAATTATCATCGATGGTGATGGGCGAGCTGTCGGGGTGAGAACTCAGGGTGGTACTGAATATAAAGCAACAACAGTGGTCAGTAATGCATCACCTCCCCAGACTTTTGACAAGCTTTTGCCTGCGTCAGCAGTGCCAGCGACGTTTACAAAGACTATCTCTCGCTATCAGCCCAGCTTTAGTCATTTTAATGTGTGGCTTGGGCTGGATCTGAATCAGGATAAAAATGATGGTTTCATAGAAGCCTATGAGAAACTTGGATCAAATACTGCCCTTTATTCGAGCTATGATCACGATAGGATGTTTCGAGCGATTCAGAAAGGTGATCCTGAAGGAAGTATGATCGCCGCTGTGGCGTATGATAAATTAGCTGGTATGAGTATCTCACATTCACCAGAGGGCTATGCCTCAATTACACTTTCCATGCTTTGTGGCTACGAGCCATGGGAAAAATTTGAAGAGGCGTATAGAAACCACCACAGCGATAGCAAGCAGGTACTCAACGGGAATGTGACTTTTGATGATTATGAGGATAAGAAAGACTATATAGCTGAAAACATGATCAAAGTGGTCGAGGAAAAGCTGTTACCTGGCCTCTCAGGCAGGATTAAAATGCAGGAGGAATCCACTCCATTAACCAATGTCCGGTTCACGTACAATACTGGAGGCGCAATATACGGATATGAGCAAGATTTGGATAATTCAGGGTTGAGCAGGCTTGGGAATCAAATTGATCAAGTCCCTGGCCTTTTCCTGTCAGGTGCATGGACCAATCCTGGAGGTGGTTTTGAATTGGTGTTGCTTTCAGGAAAAGAGGCAGCTAAAGGTGCGATTAAGTACATCAATGAATTGAAAGAGGAAAATCAGGGGGTGATTTGA
- a CDS encoding ribonuclease HII, with protein sequence MRKNTATSSSFLFPSNPDGDTFAYERSLRKQGLLQVAGVDEAGRGPLAGPVVAGCVILPTEPEAQYYRDSKKLTAKQRDKLYAVLHDSDAIIGVGIADPAEIDRINILQASLLAMQRAVLDCGKNGGVSPDFLLVDGTFKVPMELPQQALTKGESKSASIAAASIIAKVTRDRLMAEYHLQYPQYNFQQHKGYPTKAHRAALAKFGPSPLHRKTFKGVVSFSPDEQAEQKCLWNK encoded by the coding sequence ATGCGTAAAAATACAGCCACCTCTTCTTCCTTCCTTTTTCCGTCGAATCCAGACGGTGATACCTTTGCCTACGAGCGTAGCCTGAGAAAACAAGGGCTCCTTCAAGTTGCCGGAGTTGACGAGGCCGGTCGTGGTCCCTTAGCTGGACCAGTTGTTGCTGGCTGCGTAATCCTACCTACTGAGCCTGAGGCCCAATATTATCGCGACTCCAAAAAACTTACAGCAAAACAGCGCGACAAACTCTATGCAGTGTTGCACGATTCTGATGCAATTATCGGCGTGGGAATTGCTGATCCAGCTGAGATCGACCGGATAAATATCCTTCAAGCCTCCCTGCTTGCCATGCAGCGGGCTGTGCTGGACTGTGGAAAAAACGGCGGGGTATCGCCTGACTTTCTCTTAGTTGACGGGACGTTCAAGGTGCCGATGGAACTTCCTCAGCAGGCTCTGACCAAAGGGGAGTCAAAAAGTGCCTCAATAGCCGCAGCCTCAATCATCGCCAAGGTAACCCGAGACCGTCTGATGGCGGAATATCATCTCCAATACCCGCAATATAATTTTCAGCAGCATAAGGGATACCCAACCAAGGCACACCGTGCTGCACTGGCTAAATTTGGTCCTTCTCCTCTCCACAGGAAGACTTTTAAGGGTGTAGTGAGTTTTTCGCCTGATGAGCAAGCAGAGCAGAAATGCTTGTGGAACAAGTAG
- the rplS gene encoding 50S ribosomal protein L19, giving the protein MNIIDKIDQEQMRFDLPDFRPGDTIKVHIRIIEGNKERVQIFQGVVLKRKRGKMDASFTVRKISHGAVGVEKTFALHSPRIETIEVVSEGRVRRSRLYYLRDLRGKAARIRERGRV; this is encoded by the coding sequence ATGAATATTATTGATAAGATTGATCAGGAGCAAATGCGTTTTGACCTGCCGGATTTTCGTCCGGGAGATACTATAAAGGTGCATATACGTATTATTGAGGGAAACAAGGAACGCGTTCAGATATTTCAGGGTGTTGTCCTGAAAAGAAAACGTGGAAAAATGGATGCTAGCTTTACCGTGCGTAAAATCTCTCATGGTGCAGTCGGCGTTGAAAAGACCTTTGCCCTTCATTCACCTCGTATCGAAACAATTGAAGTCGTTTCCGAGGGTCGGGTGCGTCGTTCTCGTCTGTACTACCTGCGTGATCTTCGGGGTAAGGCAGCTCGTATTCGCGAGCGTGGAAGGGTATAA
- a CDS encoding RNA methyltransferase gives MTEILDTVNTAFRLDIALVHYPVVNKKQELIGSAVTNLDLHDIARAGKTFGVGTYWVVTPYEQQQELAANIAGHWTEGYGGTVNPDRAEALSIIQIRANLGQVLAEMSEQGEQQVPLVVATSAGQLCKRISYKALRSTLQEGRSVLLLLGTAWGLAPEVVEQADAALPPIVGSGTYNHLSVRSAASICLDRLCGNREEIG, from the coding sequence ATGACTGAGATATTGGACACAGTGAACACAGCTTTTCGACTGGATATCGCTTTGGTCCATTATCCCGTTGTCAATAAAAAACAGGAGTTGATTGGCTCTGCGGTCACCAACTTGGACTTACATGATATCGCCCGAGCAGGAAAAACCTTTGGGGTAGGAACCTACTGGGTAGTGACCCCGTATGAGCAGCAGCAGGAGCTGGCTGCGAATATTGCAGGTCATTGGACCGAAGGATATGGCGGCACAGTTAATCCAGATCGCGCTGAAGCCTTGTCGATCATCCAAATACGTGCAAACCTGGGCCAAGTTCTTGCTGAAATGAGTGAGCAGGGCGAACAACAAGTACCTTTGGTAGTTGCTACCAGTGCCGGTCAGCTGTGTAAACGAATCAGCTATAAGGCATTACGAAGCACGCTTCAGGAAGGAAGATCAGTGCTTCTCCTCCTCGGAACGGCTTGGGGCTTGGCTCCTGAGGTGGTAGAGCAGGCTGATGCAGCCCTCCCCCCTATCGTGGGGTCGGGAACATATAATCATCTCTCGGTGCGTTCAGCCGCCTCGATCTGTTTAGATCGACTATGCGGTAATCGAGAAGAGATAGGCTGA
- the trmD gene encoding tRNA (guanosine(37)-N1)-methyltransferase TrmD: protein MRFEILTIFPDLFTTPLQEGILKRAIQADQIRVNLHNIRDWATDKHAMTDDRPFGGGEGMVMKPEPLAACLQDVQAESQGTVVLLSPRGSVYNQKTAERLAGLEKLILVCGRYEGVDERFRHLYVDEELSIGDYILTGGELAAMVVIDSVTRVLPGVLGCADSATRDTFSCGLLKHGQYTRPREFAGLTVPDVLLSGDHARIEEYRFLDSVRETLDRRPELLRKVEFTKAEKKQLRQAGLFSQVQQAAAAGQPQDD, encoded by the coding sequence ATGCGCTTTGAGATCCTGACAATTTTTCCGGATCTGTTTACCACCCCCTTACAGGAAGGCATTCTGAAAAGAGCCATACAGGCTGATCAAATCAGGGTGAACCTCCATAATATAAGGGATTGGGCAACAGATAAACATGCCATGACCGATGACCGCCCCTTTGGTGGCGGTGAAGGCATGGTGATGAAACCGGAACCGCTGGCGGCCTGCCTACAAGATGTTCAGGCGGAGAGCCAGGGAACTGTTGTGCTTCTTTCTCCTCGTGGTTCCGTGTATAATCAGAAAACTGCCGAGCGGTTAGCTGGCCTGGAAAAACTCATTCTGGTGTGCGGACGCTACGAAGGAGTGGATGAACGCTTTCGCCACCTCTACGTTGACGAAGAATTATCCATCGGGGATTATATCCTTACCGGTGGGGAATTGGCTGCTATGGTGGTGATTGACTCTGTTACTCGGGTACTGCCGGGAGTCTTGGGCTGTGCCGATTCCGCGACAAGAGACACCTTCAGTTGCGGCCTGCTGAAACATGGACAGTACACACGCCCTCGTGAGTTTGCAGGACTAACCGTACCGGATGTGCTGCTAAGCGGTGATCATGCCCGAATTGAAGAATATCGCTTTCTCGATTCAGTGCGTGAGACCCTTGATAGACGACCTGAGCTTTTACGTAAGGTTGAGTTCACAAAAGCGGAAAAAAAACAGCTGCGTCAAGCTGGGCTTTTCAGTCAGGTGCAGCAGGCAGCGGCGGCAGGACAGCCACAAGATGACTGA
- the rimM gene encoding ribosome maturation factor RimM (Essential for efficient processing of 16S rRNA): protein MPNASHKDVENLEDFVPLGKITKAHSIRGEIKVFPFSGSPETMLHYSELLLISEDRAALSVTYRVERARVQKNSVLLQLEGCNDRNGAEKLVGSQVYVHKDALPEPDPDEFYLRDLEGKLLKTTDGQAIGRITGFLSNSAQDLLSVQGEEEEYLIPLIPEFLHAVDEDEVTVSLPPGLLEINS, encoded by the coding sequence ATGCCTAATGCCAGCCATAAAGACGTTGAGAACCTTGAGGACTTTGTCCCCTTGGGGAAGATAACCAAAGCGCACTCCATTCGGGGAGAGATCAAGGTTTTTCCTTTTTCAGGCTCCCCTGAAACAATGCTGCATTATTCGGAATTGCTCCTTATTTCCGAAGACCGCGCCGCACTATCCGTTACCTACCGGGTTGAGCGTGCGAGAGTACAGAAAAACTCTGTGCTGCTCCAGCTTGAAGGGTGCAATGATCGCAACGGTGCGGAAAAACTCGTTGGTTCACAGGTGTATGTTCATAAAGATGCGCTGCCGGAACCTGATCCTGATGAATTTTACCTCAGGGATCTGGAAGGCAAACTCTTAAAGACCACTGATGGTCAAGCTATCGGGCGTATCACAGGCTTTCTTTCTAACAGCGCTCAGGATCTTCTCAGCGTACAGGGTGAGGAAGAGGAGTACCTGATACCGTTGATACCGGAGTTTCTTCATGCTGTTGATGAAGATGAAGTGACGGTCTCCTTGCCTCCGGGTCTCCTTGAGATCAACAGCTGA